The window TTGGGCGGATCCGGAGGCGGCGGGCTGCTGCAGGCGGGCAACACTGCCACAACAAGCGGGGGCGCTTTTGGCGGGTCCGGCTACGGGCCCACCGCCGGAAGCGGCGGCACATCGACGAGCATTAATGGGGTGAATGGCGGCTTCGGCGGGGGTGGTGGCGGTGGTAGCGGCGGCGGCGTCAATTCTCCACCAATAGGAGCGGGCGGAGATGGTGGTTTCGGCGGTGGCGGCGGAGGGAGCGGCGCGCCCACAGTCGGTGTTTTGGAAAATTACGGAGGTGCCGGTGGGTTCGGAGCCGGCGGAGGCGGAGGCGCAGGCGGCGGAGCCGGCGGCCCAGGTGGTGGCGGCGGCTCAGGCGATACCGTAGGCGCAAACGGCGGTACGCTCGCGACGATCACCGGCGGGGCCGGAGTAAGTACGCATAGTGGAAGCGGCGCCGGCGGTGGAGCGGCAGCGGGTCCAGGAATCTTCGTGAACGCCGGAAGTCTCCAGACGACGAGCAGCGGCGCCTCTCAATGCTCGGCAACCGGGGGAACCATCGATTACTCCGGCCCCGCGACGCCCGGGGGTTCAGACTCGACGCCAGTCTTCAATTACGCCGGCACCGTAAACGGCTCTACGACAGCGGGCCCCGTCCCAGCCGCCTTGGGCACGTCGGCCCCGATGGCGCTCGTTCGGCGTTAAGCCGCGGGAGGAACCCCCGGCACCCCTACGAACGTTCGGGGGTTTTGCGGAGCCTGTTATCTCCGCGCGGAGTAAGGATTTGAATTCGAATCGTTTGATGGCGGCATCGTTGGCCGCCGCGTTTAGCTTGTCGCTGGCTGCGTGCAACAGCACGAATAGCGGTGGCGCGATCGTGACCGTCAACGGTCAGGCGATCAGCCACGGCACCTTCGACAACAAGCTGGAGGGAAGCCAAGCCGGAAAAGGCGTGCTCAACCAGTTGATTCAGAGCGATCTGATCGATCAGTATGCGACGGAGAACCACATCGATCCGACCTCCGGACAAATCGACGACGAGCTCAATAAGCTCAAGACGCGCTATCCCAACGGACAGTTCGACATGATCGTCAAGCAGCAGGGCATGACGAATGCCGACGTGCGCAACATCTTGCGCCAACAGCTCGTCCTGCAGCAAGCCGTTGCAAAACGCATTCCGCCGATCACGAACACACAAGTTGCGGCGTTCTTCAAGCAAAATCACGCAGCTCTCGACAAGCCCGAACAGGTCCGCGCGCGTCACATTCTCGTTCCGGATCTCAAGACCGCGCAGCTGGTCGAAGCCAAGTTGAAATCCGGCGGCGATTTCGCTGCGCTTGCCAAGCAATATTCGGCCGACCCCGCCAGCAAAGACAAAGGCGGCGAGCTAGGCTTCTTCGGACACGGACAAATGGTGCAGCCGTTCGATGCGGCCGCGTTTAGCTTACCGGTCGGGAAGATCAGCGAACCGGTGAAGAGTCCGTTCGGCTATCACATCATTCAAGTGGAAGAAAAGAAGCCGGCCGTCAAAGCGACCCTGGCGGGCAGCGATGCGCAGATTCGTACGACGATGATGCAGCAAGCCGAACAGCAACAGATTCAGCCGTTCTTGCAAGAGCTTCGTAGCAAAGCCACGATCACCGTGAGCGATCCGCGCTTCTCCGACCTTGCGAGCACGCCGCTTCCGCCTGCACCGAATACGGGCGCGCCGGCCCCCGCGTCGCCTGCAGTGTCTCCGGCCGCCACGAAGTAAACCGCGTCGCGCCGGTTGAACGAACCGGCGTGATCCGCATCGTTGGGCTCGGTCCGGGCGACCCGGATTTGCTCACGCTCGGAAGCCTTGAAGCGTTGCGCTCGATTGGGCGCGCAGCGACGGTTCTGGCGCCACCCGAGCTGGTGCTCTTCCTCGAGAACGAAGGCGTCGAGCTGCTTAAGCTGGTCGAACGCCCCGGACTGTTCATGCGCGGCAGCCGCGAAGAGATCGATGCGTTCGTGATACGCGTCGATCCGGGACGCGACACCGGGCTTGGCGTGCTCGGGAATCCGCTCTCGGATTTCGCCGGACTTCCCGTGCTCTTGCGCGCGCTCGAAGCGCGCGGCATCGCCGCCGAAATCGTTCCTGGCGTTCCGAAAGCGACGCTGTCCGCCGCGATTACGATGCCGCTCGTGCCGTTGCCGCCGGGCTCGGAGCATCATTCGTGGGAAGATCTGGTCGAGATCATGGCGCGCTTGCGGCGCTCGTGCCCGTGGGACCGCGAACAAACGCATCGCTCGCTCGTGCCGTATCTGATCGAAGAGACCTACGAAGTCGCCGAAGCAATCGAAGACGATCGCAACGATGCGCTGTGCGAAGAACTGGGCGACTTGCTTTTGCAAATCGTGTTCCACTCGCAAGTGGCGACCGAGCGCGGAAAGTTTTCGATCGCCGACGTGATCGACGCACTCTCCAATAAGATGGTGCGCCGGCATCCGCACGTTTTCGGCGATCAAGCCGTCTCGGGCGTCGCGGAAGTCTGGAAGAACTGGGAGCAAATCAAGGCCGCCGAAGGCGCCGCGCTCG of the Candidatus Baltobacteraceae bacterium genome contains:
- a CDS encoding peptidylprolyl isomerase — translated: MNSNRLMAASLAAAFSLSLAACNSTNSGGAIVTVNGQAISHGTFDNKLEGSQAGKGVLNQLIQSDLIDQYATENHIDPTSGQIDDELNKLKTRYPNGQFDMIVKQQGMTNADVRNILRQQLVLQQAVAKRIPPITNTQVAAFFKQNHAALDKPEQVRARHILVPDLKTAQLVEAKLKSGGDFAALAKQYSADPASKDKGGELGFFGHGQMVQPFDAAAFSLPVGKISEPVKSPFGYHIIQVEEKKPAVKATLAGSDAQIRTTMMQQAEQQQIQPFLQELRSKATITVSDPRFSDLASTPLPPAPNTGAPAPASPAVSPAATK
- the mazG gene encoding nucleoside triphosphate pyrophosphohydrolase yields the protein MIRIVGLGPGDPDLLTLGSLEALRSIGRAATVLAPPELVLFLENEGVELLKLVERPGLFMRGSREEIDAFVIRVDPGRDTGLGVLGNPLSDFAGLPVLLRALEARGIAAEIVPGVPKATLSAAITMPLVPLPPGSEHHSWEDLVEIMARLRRSCPWDREQTHRSLVPYLIEETYEVAEAIEDDRNDALCEELGDLLLQIVFHSQVATERGKFSIADVIDALSNKMVRRHPHVFGDQAVSGVAEVWKNWEQIKAAEGAALGRNSRLDGIPKALGALQRAQKMQEKASRVGFDWPDARAVTHKLSEEIAELAEAQASGDKDHIREEIGDILFTLVNVTRQLGIDSEGALREANEKFYRRFAFMEQRASADGRSLGDMSIDELEDLWQLAKTAA